In Suncus etruscus isolate mSunEtr1 chromosome 9, mSunEtr1.pri.cur, whole genome shotgun sequence, the genomic window TGCTATAAGAAGCAAGTATCAGCATGAAAGGAACTACAACAAAGAGCAGAGCTGCTACATAGAGAGATATCTCATTAAGAAAAGTGCTTCCACAGGCTAGTTTGAGAACGGGGAGGATGTCACAGAAGAAATGCTTAATTTCATTGAAATTACAGAAGTGCAGAGAGAAGATCTGACATGTTTGCCATAACTGTAGTGGGATgccaccaagccaggagccagcAGCCAGCTGAACACAAGTCTTGTGGTTCATAACTAGAGGGTAGTGAAGAGGATTACAAatggccacatagcggtcataggACATCACTGTAAGGAATAAACACTCACTGGCTCCCAGTGTAATGAAGAAGAACATTTGGGTGGCACATTCCACCTTAGAAATGCTTCTATCTTGGGTCCACAAGTTCTTTAACATCCTGGGGAGTGTGACTGACACGTAACAGATTTCCAATGAAGAGAAATTTGCCAGGAAAAAATACATGGGTTTCTGTAATGCAGGGTCAAACCTAGTTATTGTCACTATGAGTCCATTTCCAATTAAGACAGTCATGTAAATGATGAAGAAGACTCCAAAAAGTAACCCTTGGAGGTTTGGAAGGTCAGAAAATCCCTGAAGGACAAATTGTACCACTGAGGAAATGTTGGTCATTGCTTTCATCTCATATTTCATATCTAGGAGTGACTTATTCAGATTAGTGAATTTGATAGTACAAAGTTTTCCAATTCCTCATAT contains:
- the LOC126017877 gene encoding olfactory receptor 10AG1-like, coding for MKYEMKAMTNISSVVQFVLQGFSDLPNLQGLLFGVFFIIYMTVLIGNGLIVTITRFDPALQKPMYFFLANFSSLEICYVSVTLPRMLKNLWTQDRSISKVECATQMFFFITLGASECLFLTVMSYDRYVAICNPLHYPLVMNHKTCVQLAAGSWLGGIPLQLWQTCQIFSLHFCNFNEIKHFFCDILPVLKLACGSTFLNEISLYVAALLFVVVPFMLILASYSKIICTILRLPTATGRAKAFSTCSSHLMVVVLFFGSGSITYLKPKSTQSAGTDKLLSLFYTTVTPMFNPMIYSLRNKDVIAALRKIFLNK